Proteins co-encoded in one Lentisphaera araneosa HTCC2155 genomic window:
- a CDS encoding SLATT domain-containing protein: MDRNDLLKHIAETGYNVGFGAKKHFATFDIVNKAPGVISFLSMAVGILALVCKNFSTNWVSAALIILGIIGLYISMRSRDNNKYEATGNKLIKMFNELKTLYFKVKEASPESLENHNVTLNSIEAKYCDSCISDQVLFSGWWAHYKFFWEHQIGWIEEQKKFKFFRDKVPLTLTVTMILVVLFMLVIPVCVTGWSLIKGWLS; encoded by the coding sequence ATGGATAGAAATGACCTACTTAAACATATAGCTGAAACTGGTTACAATGTAGGTTTCGGCGCTAAGAAGCACTTTGCAACATTTGATATCGTTAATAAAGCACCTGGAGTTATAAGTTTCCTTTCAATGGCAGTAGGGATTTTGGCATTAGTTTGTAAAAATTTCTCAACTAACTGGGTTTCTGCAGCTTTAATTATTTTAGGTATTATAGGTCTTTACATTTCAATGAGAAGTAGGGACAACAATAAATATGAAGCAACTGGGAATAAATTAATCAAAATGTTTAATGAATTAAAGACATTATACTTTAAAGTAAAAGAAGCCTCACCAGAATCATTGGAAAACCATAATGTAACATTGAACTCAATTGAGGCTAAATACTGTGACTCCTGTATTAGTGATCAGGTATTATTTAGTGGATGGTGGGCGCATTATAAGTTTTTTTGGGAGCATCAAATAGGATGGATTGAAGAACAGAAAAAGTTTAAATTTTTTAGAGATAAGGTACCCCTAACACTTACTGTTACTATGATACTAGTAGTACTATTTATGTTGGTTATACCTGTTTGTGTAACAGGGTGGTCTCTTATCAAGGGCTGGTTGTCTTAG
- a CDS encoding nucleotide-binding domain-containing protein gives MTTTEMFKTFLSNMKVDNYDQISLRYGEITSALNKKFRDTESKTDNTLQVGSYGRYTGIKGISDLDMIYIMPSGKWDDYKTDQSKLLTDAKNAIKSRYPTTDVKVDRLVVTVKYKNFHVEVQPAFEQDAEDDKSYFKYPDTYNGGSWKDTKPRHEMDEIKASNDRKNKNLRHLCKMIRAWKNKNGVPMGGLLLDTLAYNYLESTTYYDDKSYTYYDWLVRDFFEYLKNRPKQKYYMAPGSNQQVKVRKQFQKKAKQAYEDSLKAIEAGDGAKAHNKWKEIFGREFPKDDTEVVENFTVHWRNTEEFIEDQYPVDIRYSLKIDCTVTQTGFRPDSLLNMIINGVRLKPNKDLEFKVKSIDDIPEPYTIKWKILNKGTEAQRRDCVRGRILNDKGSMLKKESSDFRGDHEVECYVVHNGYVVARDLILVPIQRG, from the coding sequence ATGACGACAACAGAAATGTTTAAAACATTCCTTAGCAATATGAAGGTAGATAATTACGACCAAATCAGTCTGCGTTATGGCGAAATTACCAGTGCTTTAAATAAAAAGTTTAGAGATACAGAATCTAAAACGGATAATACTTTACAAGTTGGATCTTATGGACGCTACACTGGTATCAAAGGCATATCGGACTTGGATATGATATATATTATGCCAAGCGGAAAATGGGATGACTACAAAACTGATCAGTCTAAGCTTTTAACAGACGCGAAAAATGCGATTAAATCTAGATACCCTACAACTGACGTTAAAGTTGATAGACTGGTCGTGACGGTCAAATATAAAAATTTTCACGTTGAAGTTCAACCTGCTTTTGAACAGGACGCAGAAGATGACAAAAGTTATTTTAAGTATCCTGACACGTATAATGGTGGGAGTTGGAAAGATACTAAGCCAAGACATGAAATGGATGAAATAAAAGCGAGTAACGATAGGAAAAATAAAAATCTTCGGCATCTTTGTAAAATGATTCGCGCATGGAAGAATAAAAATGGAGTACCAATGGGAGGCTTATTGTTAGATACTCTAGCTTATAACTATCTTGAGTCGACAACATATTACGATGATAAAAGCTATACATATTATGATTGGCTTGTTAGAGATTTTTTTGAATATTTAAAGAACAGACCTAAGCAAAAATATTATATGGCGCCAGGAAGTAATCAGCAGGTTAAAGTTCGTAAACAATTTCAAAAGAAAGCAAAACAAGCGTATGAGGATTCCCTGAAAGCAATTGAAGCTGGTGATGGAGCTAAGGCACATAACAAATGGAAAGAAATATTTGGACGTGAATTTCCTAAAGATGACACTGAAGTGGTTGAAAACTTTACAGTACATTGGCGCAACACAGAAGAATTTATTGAAGACCAGTACCCTGTTGACATTCGATATTCTCTCAAGATTGATTGTACTGTTACTCAAACAGGTTTCAGGCCTGACTCACTTTTAAATATGATAATAAATGGAGTGAGACTTAAACCCAATAAGGACTTAGAGTTTAAAGTCAAAAGTATAGATGACATTCCTGAGCCATACACAATTAAGTGGAAAATATTAAATAAGGGAACAGAGGCTCAAAGAAGAGATTGCGTCCGAGGTAGAATTTTAAATGATAAGGGAAGTATGCTTAAAAAAGAAAGTTCTGACTTTAGAGGGGACCATGAAGTTGAATGTTATGTTGTTCACAATGGCTATGTAGTGGCGAGAGATTTAATTTTAGTACCAATACAGAGAGGATAG
- a CDS encoding M48 family metallopeptidase, with the protein MIHSVLYGEEKIHFECCYISEAKLKFEVKNNESVLVSCPEGTPLNIVKNKVLKRARWIIKQVHDIRLHNQDVRPRKYISGECHFYLGRRYVLKVVESDDKFVKMWRGKLEVYCRSSLDVKTLLAAWYKVKAESYFHSRLKEISTLLPWTRQGLPKMRLLSMQKQWGSCSPSGDIVLNPHLVKAPRECVDYVILHELCHLEEHNHSPRFYQLLGQLMPNWKEIKPKLDAMAEVYLNV; encoded by the coding sequence ATGATACATTCCGTTTTATACGGAGAGGAGAAAATACATTTTGAGTGCTGTTATATAAGTGAAGCAAAACTAAAATTTGAAGTAAAAAACAATGAATCTGTTTTGGTTTCCTGCCCTGAAGGGACGCCCCTCAATATTGTGAAAAATAAGGTGCTAAAGCGTGCTCGTTGGATCATTAAGCAAGTTCATGATATTCGACTCCATAATCAAGATGTAAGGCCTAGAAAATATATAAGTGGCGAATGCCATTTTTATTTGGGTCGTCGTTATGTTCTAAAAGTCGTAGAGAGTGATGACAAATTTGTGAAAATGTGGCGAGGTAAGCTCGAGGTGTATTGTCGCTCTTCTCTTGATGTGAAAACTTTATTAGCCGCTTGGTATAAAGTGAAAGCCGAAAGTTATTTCCATAGCCGTCTTAAAGAGATATCGACTTTGCTACCATGGACAAGGCAAGGTTTACCTAAGATGCGTTTATTATCTATGCAAAAGCAATGGGGGAGTTGTTCTCCTTCAGGTGACATTGTTTTGAATCCTCATCTTGTTAAAGCTCCTAGAGAGTGCGTTGATTATGTAATCTTACATGAGTTGTGTCATCTTGAAGAACACAATCACAGTCCTCGTTTTTATCAGCTTCTGGGGCAGCTAATGCCTAACTGGAAGGAGATTAAGCCAAAGCTCGATGCAATGGCAGAAGTGTATTTGAATGTGTGA
- a CDS encoding HD domain-containing protein produces the protein MSINLVELAEKVAREAHQGQYRRGGVVPYIEHPKAVVSRVGNDVDAQVVAWLHDVIEDCEMTAEDLLDKGFSEIQVNAVELLSKTRETVYTEYLEAISQSPLATKVKIADMISNLADIPTKKQIKKYAKALLRLSKEL, from the coding sequence ATGAGTATTAATTTAGTAGAATTAGCTGAGAAAGTTGCTCGTGAAGCACATCAGGGACAGTATCGTAGAGGTGGTGTTGTTCCTTATATTGAACACCCTAAAGCAGTCGTGAGTCGTGTAGGGAATGATGTTGATGCTCAAGTAGTCGCGTGGTTACATGATGTGATCGAAGACTGTGAAATGACTGCCGAAGACTTACTTGATAAAGGCTTTTCAGAGATACAAGTTAACGCAGTTGAACTGTTAAGTAAAACAAGAGAAACTGTATATACAGAATACTTAGAAGCAATTTCTCAATCACCTTTAGCAACTAAAGTAAAAATTGCTGATATGATTTCAAATTTAGCAGATATACCAACAAAAAAACAAATAAAAAAATATGCAAAAGCTTTATTAAGATTATCTAAAGAGTTATAA
- a CDS encoding restriction endonuclease subunit S — protein MANQSAYPPTVQPGIPKLKIVPEGWTQSSLKNYLIEVKDKVKLEDDKEYDLVTVKRARGGLVRREHLLGKNISVKSQFLLKEGYFLISKRQIVHGACGIVPKELDGSIVSNEYSILDSNGKICLEFLKYHSHSVFFQQTCFHSSIGVHIEKMIFKLDQWFKFKFNLPPLPEQKKIAKILGTWDKAIDKLDKLIDNSKTTKKALMQQLLTGKKRLPGFTDEWRKIRLAECANSHDNRRIPLNSSEREKRKGDIPYWGANGIQGYVDDFIFDETIVLLAEDGGNFSEFSTRPIANISYGKSWVNNHAHILMAKENTTNEWIYYSLVHKNILGYVNGGTRAKLNKGDMLKIPMFLPSITEQKKLTEIFVVQDKEINSLESQRNKLIIEKKALMQQLLTGKKRVQEEA, from the coding sequence ATGGCTAATCAATCAGCATATCCACCAACGGTTCAGCCAGGGATACCCAAGCTGAAAATTGTCCCCGAAGGGTGGACTCAATCTTCTTTAAAAAATTATCTTATTGAGGTTAAGGACAAAGTAAAATTAGAAGATGATAAAGAGTATGATTTAGTAACAGTTAAGCGTGCTAGGGGCGGTTTAGTTCGACGCGAACATCTACTCGGAAAAAATATTTCTGTAAAGAGTCAATTCTTATTAAAGGAAGGCTATTTTCTTATTTCTAAACGACAGATTGTCCACGGGGCTTGTGGTATTGTACCTAAAGAATTAGACGGTTCTATTGTATCAAACGAATATTCAATTCTTGATTCAAATGGTAAAATTTGTCTGGAGTTCCTTAAATACCATTCGCACTCAGTGTTTTTTCAACAAACCTGCTTCCATTCTAGTATCGGCGTTCATATTGAGAAAATGATTTTCAAGTTGGATCAATGGTTTAAATTCAAGTTTAATCTGCCTCCCCTTCCTGAACAAAAGAAGATCGCAAAAATATTAGGGACTTGGGACAAGGCCATCGACAAACTCGATAAACTTATCGACAATAGCAAGACCACAAAAAAAGCCCTCATGCAGCAACTGCTCACAGGTAAAAAACGACTGCCAGGTTTCACTGATGAATGGAGAAAAATTAGGTTGGCCGAGTGTGCAAATTCACACGATAATAGAAGAATCCCTCTTAATTCTAGTGAACGTGAAAAAAGAAAAGGAGATATCCCGTATTGGGGAGCGAATGGAATCCAAGGATATGTTGATGATTTTATTTTCGATGAAACCATAGTTTTGCTCGCTGAAGATGGAGGGAACTTCTCTGAATTTTCTACTCGTCCTATAGCAAATATTTCATATGGAAAGTCATGGGTCAATAACCACGCTCATATTTTAATGGCAAAAGAAAATACAACTAATGAATGGATTTATTATTCACTGGTTCACAAGAATATACTTGGTTACGTAAATGGCGGCACACGAGCAAAACTAAATAAAGGTGACATGCTCAAAATCCCTATGTTTCTACCTAGCATTACTGAACAGAAAAAACTTACTGAAATCTTTGTGGTACAGGATAAAGAAATCAATTCACTAGAGTCTCAACGAAATAAACTCATCATCGAGAAAAAAGCTCTCATGCAGCAACTACTCACAGGTAAAAAACGCGTCCAAGAGGAGGCGTAA
- a CDS encoding recombinase family protein, translating to MHVFYLRISTETNRDGHGFDRQLATCSKCAGKGDYQVFKDIITGTSDHENRPAFSEMIEYCNAHSVKTIYVESLNRLARQMRVQEQTIYFLMTKGLTLVSAETGEDITEAYRSDPTRRAMAQMMGVFAEWDKSQLVAKLRKAREAKKLETGKCEGRKLYGETPEEQEVVKYARKLKRQRHSVQEIADMLNDEGKLTQSGKLWTRQGLDRVLKRPLRKIA from the coding sequence ATGCACGTTTTCTACCTTCGTATTAGCACCGAAACAAATCGTGATGGACATGGATTTGATCGCCAATTAGCAACCTGCTCTAAATGCGCGGGAAAAGGTGACTACCAAGTCTTTAAAGATATAATAACAGGAACTAGTGATCATGAGAACCGTCCCGCATTCAGCGAAATGATTGAATACTGTAACGCTCATAGTGTTAAAACTATTTATGTTGAATCTCTAAATCGTCTGGCGCGCCAAATGCGTGTACAGGAACAAACCATCTACTTCTTAATGACAAAAGGTTTAACATTGGTCTCTGCCGAAACTGGTGAAGACATTACCGAAGCATACCGTTCAGATCCTACACGACGCGCCATGGCACAAATGATGGGCGTTTTCGCAGAATGGGACAAAAGCCAATTGGTCGCAAAACTCAGGAAAGCCCGCGAAGCAAAAAAACTTGAAACAGGTAAGTGTGAAGGTAGAAAGCTATATGGCGAAACTCCTGAGGAGCAAGAGGTGGTTAAATACGCAAGAAAACTCAAACGTCAACGGCACTCTGTTCAAGAAATTGCTGATATGCTTAATGATGAAGGTAAGCTAACTCAGTCTGGCAAACTCTGGACGCGTCAAGGTTTAGATCGAGTGCTTAAAAGACCTCTTAGAAAAATTGCTTAG
- a CDS encoding helix-turn-helix domain-containing protein: protein MEINKLSHLLKISEVAEILSVHRNTVMGLAKQSYKRLPLIKISPRNYRISEEALIGFIEGRKASEESKDFYKSRVEDVKNKKK, encoded by the coding sequence ATGGAAATAAATAAATTAAGTCATTTACTTAAAATTTCAGAAGTAGCTGAAATTTTAAGCGTACATCGGAATACGGTTATGGGACTAGCTAAGCAGTCGTATAAAAGGCTTCCACTGATAAAAATTAGTCCAAGGAACTACAGGATATCTGAGGAAGCACTTATCGGTTTTATAGAAGGTAGGAAAGCTTCAGAAGAATCTAAAGATTTTTATAAATCGCGGGTAGAGGATGTTAAAAATAAAAAAAAGTAA
- a CDS encoding tyrosine-type recombinase/integrase translates to MSVRRKKLASGKYVRDYYYEFRMNGEPYRGTTGCSEKKDAINFVRKLKRDLKTAINAKKHNKSLIHFRESVTEGLIGTKVKLEDVFPIFKNEFPKFITKTPSEKRWELKESIWRDFTAFLTSKGVCNIHEVTEENAREYWAYLRRNGRYNKEVKNAQGRKKYKSKRVKLSNTTVDEYRSQLQQVFTVMMCYARLIDNPFRKIAKLESDRRKMDIFTPDELIRINEFIYSDKIVPFCLNGELNKLIVRAVFIIGINTGMRLADIALLKWKDVSLSERMITIFMSKIKTPDPVEIPISKKLLVFLKEQEKLRLNDYVCPELAKLYLEDAGKISFRFSQMLKYLNIETCVLHEGRARQNCIKGIHSLRHQFCYLAGMRGVPENLLQSIVGHMSKDMTRYYMMHKTHELKHKAIAVMDDFEAVPDKNKPSSEVFTDIKKYSAEDLLKAIKDMIG, encoded by the coding sequence ATGTCAGTAAGAAGAAAGAAATTAGCATCGGGTAAGTATGTAAGGGATTATTATTATGAATTTAGAATGAATGGGGAACCTTATCGAGGAACTACAGGCTGTTCAGAAAAAAAAGATGCGATTAATTTTGTGCGAAAGTTGAAGCGGGATTTAAAAACTGCGATTAATGCAAAAAAACATAATAAAAGTTTGATTCACTTTCGAGAAAGTGTTACAGAAGGTCTCATTGGGACCAAGGTTAAATTAGAAGATGTATTTCCTATTTTTAAAAATGAATTCCCGAAATTTATCACAAAAACTCCCAGTGAAAAACGATGGGAATTGAAGGAATCAATTTGGAGAGACTTTACCGCTTTTTTAACAAGTAAGGGCGTATGCAATATTCATGAAGTAACGGAAGAAAATGCGCGGGAATATTGGGCTTATTTACGTCGCAATGGTCGTTACAATAAGGAAGTGAAAAATGCCCAAGGACGTAAAAAATATAAAAGTAAACGTGTAAAACTTTCTAACACTACAGTTGATGAATATAGATCGCAGTTACAGCAGGTGTTTACCGTGATGATGTGCTATGCGCGGCTCATCGACAATCCATTTAGGAAAATAGCTAAGTTGGAAAGCGATCGTAGGAAAATGGATATATTTACACCTGATGAACTTATCAGAATTAATGAATTTATTTATTCTGATAAAATAGTTCCTTTTTGTTTAAATGGAGAGTTAAATAAGTTGATTGTAAGAGCTGTATTTATTATAGGAATTAATACAGGCATGAGATTAGCAGATATAGCTTTGTTAAAATGGAAGGATGTCTCTTTAAGTGAACGAATGATCACTATATTTATGTCTAAAATTAAGACTCCTGATCCAGTTGAAATTCCGATCTCAAAAAAATTATTGGTCTTTTTAAAAGAGCAAGAAAAACTAAGGCTTAATGATTATGTTTGCCCAGAGTTAGCAAAGTTATACTTGGAGGATGCAGGTAAGATTTCCTTTCGATTTTCACAAATGCTTAAGTATTTAAACATTGAAACCTGTGTGCTACATGAAGGTCGTGCTCGTCAAAATTGTATAAAAGGAATACATAGTTTAAGGCACCAGTTTTGTTATTTGGCAGGTATGAGAGGGGTTCCGGAAAATCTTTTACAATCAATAGTGGGTCACATGAGTAAGGATATGACACGATACTATATGATGCATAAGACTCATGAGTTAAAACATAAGGCAATCGCGGTCATGGATGATTTTGAAGCAGTTCCTGACAAGAACAAACCTTCTTCTGAAGTTTTTACGGATATAAAAAAATATAGTGCTGAAGACCTCTTAAAAGCAATAAAAGACATGATTGGGTAG
- a CDS encoding type I restriction endonuclease subunit R: MSTLPQTKEELSSQIPALKLLMNLGYEYLNPEEALKHRGGNTANVILRDVLIKYLQQQTFVWKGQEHPLSNNAIDTIIRELTPSMNEGLMVVNEKIYNKLTLGITVTEFIDGKKASPTIPIINWKEFHKNSFHVTDEMEVLAEDGLHNRRPDIICFVNGLPLAVIEAKRPDGSKTHEAMLAEGISQNIRNQGIKEIPQLFAYSQLLMSINGLDGRYATTGTPAKFWAKWREENIIEEDFISLKNTALSSAKKSQLFEHRPAWIQKYFAEREAQGELLPTDQDRLIISLLEPKRFLEFIQFFILFDQKTGKIAARYQQFFGIRSLIERINTRKPQGGREGGVIWHTTGSGKSFTMVFLSKALLLHESLAECRIIVVTDRVDLETQLNNTFKSGGAISGKKDKAKSKVSSGRDLAQRIGRGTERIIFSIINKFNTASKQEECYNDSENIVVLIDEGHRSHNGENHERMRQALPNAAYVAFTGTPLLKDDKTTNKFGKIIHAYTMQRSVEDGTTTPLLYEERIPELEVNENAIDKWFERITEGLTEEQKVDLKKKYAKKGQIYKTDGRIELIAHDISDHFVKNIDRGLKGQLATDSKLDAIRYKKYLDEIGIVSSAVVISAPDTREGHTEVDEAKLPEVQEWWKKNVGKEDEQTYTKAVIEDFAREDGVDLLIVVDKLLTGFDEPKNAVLYMDKPLKAHNLIQAIARVNRLHSKKKFGLLIDYRGILKELDTTIQAYQDLAERTQHGYDIEDLAGLYSEMSVEYKKLPQLHADLWDLFKDIKNKADIEQYRQLLIPSLVTDDEGHSYDQRLKVREDFYEALNEFSSCLKVALASVNYYDDKSFTEEQRSEYKRDLKWFNNLRKIIRNDANETVDYSLYEERIGKLLNKHVAGTEVREPEGVYVVSELGKPEDWTEEKTRNETDIIKSRVKKIIDEELKDDPYAQKVFSELLNQAIAEAKAMFNHPYKGYALFKNFEDKLNDRQIDDLPEVFADNLNARAFYGVFKIVLNEDFSNIPENEAIKLSFLIDETVNKAVAENSISPQNIENQIRKDLLPQIFKMGIGMDRVKEVLEQVIQITRFGAGKDA; the protein is encoded by the coding sequence ATGAGTACTTTACCTCAAACTAAAGAAGAACTGAGTTCACAGATTCCCGCGCTTAAGCTTTTGATGAATCTTGGCTATGAGTATTTGAATCCCGAAGAAGCTCTGAAGCACCGTGGAGGAAATACCGCCAATGTCATTTTGCGTGATGTGCTGATTAAGTACTTACAGCAGCAGACTTTTGTATGGAAGGGTCAGGAACATCCGCTTTCCAATAATGCCATTGATACAATCATTCGAGAATTAACTCCGAGCATGAATGAAGGCTTGATGGTGGTCAATGAAAAGATTTATAATAAGCTTACCTTGGGCATTACTGTTACCGAATTTATTGATGGCAAAAAAGCTTCGCCAACCATTCCAATCATTAACTGGAAGGAATTCCATAAAAATAGTTTTCATGTTACGGATGAAATGGAAGTCCTTGCAGAAGACGGACTGCATAACCGTCGTCCCGATATTATTTGTTTTGTCAATGGTTTGCCTTTAGCCGTGATCGAAGCCAAGCGACCTGATGGCAGTAAAACTCATGAAGCCATGCTTGCAGAAGGTATATCTCAAAATATCCGCAATCAGGGGATAAAAGAAATCCCTCAACTTTTTGCTTACAGTCAGTTGCTCATGTCGATCAATGGCTTGGATGGCCGTTATGCCACCACGGGAACACCTGCCAAGTTTTGGGCTAAATGGCGTGAGGAGAACATCATTGAAGAGGACTTCATTAGTCTAAAAAATACTGCCTTGAGTTCAGCGAAAAAATCTCAGCTCTTTGAGCATCGACCCGCATGGATTCAAAAATATTTTGCCGAGCGTGAAGCTCAGGGTGAGTTATTGCCCACAGATCAAGATCGACTTATTATTAGTCTTTTAGAACCCAAGCGCTTCTTGGAGTTCATTCAGTTCTTTATCCTCTTTGATCAAAAGACGGGGAAGATTGCGGCACGTTATCAGCAGTTTTTTGGTATTCGTAGCCTCATAGAAAGAATTAATACTCGCAAGCCACAGGGTGGTCGTGAAGGTGGGGTTATTTGGCATACCACTGGTTCAGGTAAGTCATTCACAATGGTGTTTTTGAGCAAGGCTTTACTCTTGCATGAATCTCTCGCGGAATGTCGCATTATTGTGGTGACAGACCGAGTTGATTTGGAAACACAGCTCAACAATACTTTTAAGAGTGGTGGAGCGATAAGTGGCAAAAAAGATAAAGCCAAATCAAAAGTCAGTTCAGGTCGTGATTTAGCTCAGCGCATAGGGAGAGGTACTGAAAGAATTATCTTTTCTATCATCAATAAGTTTAATACGGCATCTAAACAGGAAGAATGTTATAACGATAGTGAAAACATTGTGGTGCTCATTGATGAGGGGCACCGCAGCCACAATGGTGAGAATCACGAGCGCATGAGGCAGGCTTTGCCTAATGCGGCTTATGTTGCCTTTACGGGAACTCCTTTGCTCAAAGATGATAAAACGACCAATAAGTTTGGCAAAATCATTCATGCTTACACAATGCAGAGATCGGTTGAAGATGGCACCACAACGCCCTTGCTCTACGAGGAACGCATCCCTGAGTTAGAGGTCAATGAAAACGCTATTGATAAATGGTTCGAACGCATTACTGAAGGTTTGACAGAAGAGCAAAAAGTCGATTTAAAAAAGAAGTACGCCAAAAAGGGGCAGATCTATAAAACAGATGGGCGCATTGAATTGATTGCTCATGATATTTCTGATCACTTTGTGAAAAATATTGATCGTGGTCTAAAAGGTCAATTGGCTACGGATAGTAAGCTCGATGCCATTCGTTATAAGAAATACCTCGATGAGATTGGTATAGTCTCAAGTGCAGTGGTTATTTCTGCGCCTGATACTCGAGAGGGCCATACAGAAGTTGATGAAGCTAAGTTGCCTGAAGTTCAGGAGTGGTGGAAGAAGAATGTGGGTAAGGAAGATGAACAGACTTACACGAAGGCCGTTATAGAGGACTTCGCTCGTGAAGATGGTGTCGATCTACTGATTGTGGTTGATAAGTTACTCACAGGCTTCGATGAACCAAAGAATGCCGTGCTCTACATGGATAAACCTTTAAAGGCTCATAACCTCATTCAGGCTATTGCTCGAGTGAATCGCCTGCATAGTAAGAAGAAATTCGGCTTATTGATTGATTATCGCGGGATTCTGAAAGAGCTTGATACGACGATTCAAGCATATCAGGATTTAGCGGAGCGTACTCAGCATGGTTATGATATAGAAGATTTGGCGGGTTTATACTCAGAAATGAGTGTTGAATATAAGAAACTACCCCAGCTTCATGCGGACTTGTGGGATCTCTTTAAAGACATTAAAAACAAAGCTGACATCGAGCAGTACCGTCAATTATTAATCCCATCATTAGTAACAGATGACGAAGGCCATAGTTATGATCAGCGTCTAAAAGTTCGAGAAGATTTTTATGAAGCGTTAAATGAATTTTCCTCATGTTTAAAAGTGGCCTTAGCTTCGGTAAATTATTACGATGATAAAAGTTTTACTGAGGAGCAAAGATCAGAGTACAAAAGAGATTTAAAGTGGTTTAATAATCTACGAAAAATCATCCGTAATGATGCCAATGAAACGGTGGATTATAGCCTCTATGAAGAACGCATTGGGAAATTACTCAATAAGCATGTTGCGGGAACTGAAGTTCGTGAACCTGAAGGTGTCTACGTGGTGAGTGAACTGGGCAAGCCTGAGGATTGGACTGAAGAGAAAACTCGTAATGAGACGGATATCATCAAGAGTCGCGTCAAGAAAATTATTGATGAAGAACTGAAGGATGACCCTTACGCTCAGAAGGTTTTTTCGGAATTATTGAACCAAGCCATTGCCGAAGCGAAAGCGATGTTTAACCATCCTTACAAGGGCTATGCATTGTTTAAAAATTTTGAGGATAAATTAAACGATCGACAGATTGATGATTTGCCTGAAGTTTTTGCGGATAATTTAAATGCCAGAGCTTTCTATGGTGTGTTTAAAATTGTTTTAAATGAAGACTTTTCGAACATCCCTGAAAACGAGGCTATTAAACTATCTTTTCTCATTGATGAAACGGTGAATAAAGCTGTAGCAGAGAACTCTATTAGTCCACAAAATATTGAAAATCAGATTCGCAAAGATTTGCTGCCGCAGATTTTTAAAATGGGAATTGGTATGGATAGGGTTAAGGAAGTTTTGGAGCAAGTCATCCAAATCACACGTTTTGGTGCAGGTAAAGACGCATGA